A region from the Campylobacter blaseri genome encodes:
- the hemA gene encoding glutamyl-tRNA reductase — protein MNYLNISFTHKNTDISTREKLSFGNDEKKEEALKLVCSNVSISECVLLSTCNRVEVIAFVNDLEVAKNYILKAISILSGVALIELEDRADIYYGSGAIHHLFSVASSLDSLVVGETQIVGQLKNAFLFSLDRNYCDINIKRAVEASFKCAAQVRNKTLISKNPVSVASVAVVKAKEIFGNLDGMNAVVIGAGDMGELACRHLVASGASLVIVNRSKERAQNVMRCLNGNVKYEPYKNLEKCINSHQIIFSATSSPDTVIDDSLIAEQNFDRYFFDIAVPRDIDITESDKIKVYSVDDLQEIVKVNLAMREEQAQAAYSIVGKSTNDFLKWLKTLATTPIIKALRLKAKETAEFEIEKAIKKGYLKNSDKEEARRLIHQVFKSFLHTPTINLKNIGDDEDADSIVSSIQDIFDIRDEFEEYSMGIEKLEMIDEI, from the coding sequence GTGAATTATCTAAATATAAGTTTTACACATAAAAACACAGATATATCAACAAGGGAAAAGCTATCTTTTGGAAATGATGAGAAAAAAGAAGAGGCTTTAAAGCTTGTTTGTTCAAATGTGAGTATTTCAGAGTGTGTGCTTCTTAGTACTTGTAATAGAGTAGAGGTTATAGCTTTTGTAAATGACCTTGAAGTAGCAAAAAACTATATATTAAAGGCGATTTCTATACTAAGTGGAGTTGCTTTGATTGAACTTGAAGATAGAGCAGATATTTATTATGGAAGTGGGGCGATACACCATCTTTTTTCAGTAGCAAGCTCTCTTGATAGTTTAGTGGTTGGAGAAACTCAAATAGTAGGTCAGCTTAAAAATGCCTTTTTGTTTTCTTTAGATCGCAATTATTGTGATATTAATATTAAAAGAGCAGTTGAAGCATCTTTCAAGTGTGCAGCACAAGTTAGAAACAAAACCCTTATATCAAAAAACCCTGTATCTGTTGCGAGTGTAGCTGTTGTAAAGGCAAAAGAAATCTTTGGAAACTTAGATGGTATGAATGCAGTTGTAATTGGTGCAGGAGATATGGGCGAGCTTGCTTGTAGGCATCTTGTAGCTAGTGGAGCTAGTCTTGTCATAGTAAATAGAAGCAAAGAAAGAGCACAAAATGTAATGAGGTGTTTAAATGGAAATGTTAAATACGAACCATATAAAAATTTAGAAAAATGCATAAACTCACACCAAATTATCTTTAGTGCAACTTCATCACCTGATACTGTCATTGATGATAGTTTAATTGCAGAGCAAAATTTCGATAGATATTTTTTTGATATAGCTGTTCCAAGAGATATAGATATAACAGAGTCTGATAAGATAAAAGTATATAGTGTTGATGATTTGCAAGAGATTGTTAAAGTTAATCTTGCCATGAGAGAAGAACAGGCTCAAGCTGCTTATTCTATCGTTGGTAAAAGTACAAATGATTTTTTAAAATGGCTCAAAACACTTGCAACAACACCTATTATCAAAGCTTTAAGACTTAAAGCAAAAGAAACAGCTGAGTTTGAGATAGAGAAAGCCATTAAAAAAGGCTATCTTAAAAACTCAGACAAAGAGGAGGCTAGAAGGCTAATACATCAAGTTTTCAAATCCTTTTTGCACACTCCAACTATAAATTTAAAGAATATCGGAGATGATGAGGATGCTGATAGTATTGTTAGCTCAATCCAAGATATATTTGATATAAGAGATGAATTTGAAGAGTACAGTATGGGTATAGAAAAACTGGAGATGATAGATGAGATTTAG
- a CDS encoding polyprenyl synthetase family protein — MDSLEKIDEIMLNHIKSFKYEPVKLMYKEISSGKKLRSKLILKIAGDTQEAIELCAIVELIHAASLLHDDVIDGSDTRRGKPSINYSYGAKNAVMLGDVLYSKGYYELSKFDNFIAKTISDAVSKLSIGELMDVRLGESFNEDIKMYESMIYNKTAVLIEASAKCAAFLAGFDVDKFGIYGRNLGIAFQIVDDLLDITQDSKTLGKPALSDFKDGKTTLPYIYLYKALDKEGKSILKSYFKKELNDNEIFWINSKFEEYKIMEKCAKEVEVIADKALKSIEEYENKDLIKIMQNMIDRKF, encoded by the coding sequence ATGGATAGTTTAGAAAAAATTGACGAGATTATGTTAAACCACATAAAAAGTTTTAAATATGAACCTGTGAAATTAATGTATAAAGAGATAAGTTCTGGTAAAAAACTTCGCTCAAAGCTTATTTTAAAAATAGCAGGCGATACGCAAGAAGCGATTGAGTTATGTGCAATAGTTGAGCTTATACATGCAGCTAGTTTGCTTCATGATGACGTAATAGATGGAAGTGATACTAGAAGAGGGAAGCCATCCATAAACTACTCTTATGGCGCTAAAAATGCTGTTATGCTTGGGGATGTTTTATACTCAAAGGGCTATTACGAACTTAGTAAATTTGATAATTTTATAGCTAAAACTATCTCAGATGCTGTAAGTAAGCTTAGCATTGGTGAGCTTATGGATGTGAGGCTTGGTGAAAGCTTCAATGAAGATATTAAGATGTATGAAAGTATGATTTATAACAAAACAGCTGTTTTGATTGAAGCTAGTGCAAAATGTGCTGCATTTTTGGCTGGTTTTGATGTTGATAAGTTTGGTATATATGGTAGAAATTTAGGTATTGCTTTTCAGATAGTTGATGATTTACTTGACATAACTCAAGATAGTAAAACTCTCGGAAAGCCTGCCCTTAGCGACTTTAAAGATGGAAAAACAACTCTTCCATATATATATTTATATAAAGCTTTAGATAAAGAAGGAAAAAGTATTTTAAAAAGCTACTTTAAAAAAGAGCTAAATGATAATGAGATATTTTGGATAAATTCCAAATTTGAAGAGTATAAGATTATGGAAAAATGCGCTAAAGAGGTAGAGGTTATAGCAGATAAAGCCTTAAAGAGCATAGAAGAGTACGAAAATAAAGATTTAATAAAAATAATGCAAAATATGATTGATAGGAAATTTTAG
- a CDS encoding DUF2018 family protein, whose protein sequence is MDIFEGTPKEKFFDIIFNANRNLVEENLEELVFNFITLTKICEQNGIDISSPSAVLIESLDDMEDAINDYYIEFTSNVLSNNE, encoded by the coding sequence TTGGATATTTTTGAAGGAACCCCAAAAGAGAAATTTTTTGATATAATTTTTAACGCAAATAGAAATTTAGTTGAAGAAAATTTAGAAGAGTTAGTTTTTAATTTTATAACTTTAACTAAGATATGTGAGCAAAATGGCATTGATATATCATCTCCTAGCGCTGTTTTGATTGAGAGTTTAGATGATATGGAAGATGCTATAAATGATTATTATATTGAATTTACTAGCAATGTATTATCAAATAATGAGTAG
- a CDS encoding HAD family hydrolase, giving the protein MKAIIFDMDGTLIDSKKAIEATINEMRKSIGLEPNLDSDFIVEIINNPEKNYIKEFYGLDSITIEQKINFEKSFRKNYDLYAKAYDGIKEMLEKCREKGYLITLASNAPKDSLQAILKKTGIIEYFDLIEGASKDTPQKPDPTMLNLVMKELKNEYGNNVKGCFVGDSIKDEEAAINAKMPYIQVTWGFGRDSNKYQNVSEVDKLVDEISAIF; this is encoded by the coding sequence ATGAAAGCTATTATATTTGATATGGATGGAACCTTAATAGATAGTAAAAAGGCAATTGAGGCTACCATTAATGAGATGAGAAAAAGCATTGGGCTAGAGCCAAATTTAGATAGTGATTTTATAGTAGAGATTATAAATAATCCAGAAAAAAATTATATTAAAGAGTTTTATGGCTTAGATTCCATTACAATTGAACAAAAAATTAACTTTGAAAAGAGCTTTAGAAAAAACTATGATCTATATGCTAAAGCCTATGATGGCATTAAAGAAATGCTTGAAAAATGCAGAGAAAAAGGTTATTTAATAACACTAGCCTCAAATGCACCAAAGGACTCATTGCAAGCCATTTTGAAAAAAACAGGGATTATAGAGTATTTTGATTTAATAGAAGGCGCTAGTAAAGATACACCGCAAAAACCAGATCCTACAATGCTTAATTTAGTTATGAAAGAACTAAAAAATGAATATGGTAATAATGTAAAGGGCTGTTTTGTAGGAGATAGTATAAAAGATGAAGAGGCAGCTATAAATGCTAAAATGCCTTATATTCAAGTAACGTGGGGGTTTGGAAGAGATTCTAATAAATATCAAAACGTATCAGAAGTTGATAAATTAGTAGATGAAATATCAGCTATTTTTTAG
- a CDS encoding AMP-binding protein produces the protein MQIFPKEIILNGKNYEIDKLLNNEFLDEIQNEVLEFLKNWYDEKDYLVVHTSGSTGTPKEIKLEKSFIAKSAKRTLKFFNLQKFDKVLLCLSLDYIAGKLMVVRALIGGLNLCVAKPNSDFAFLKYEKESFKFVAMVPNQVYKLLDTPSNFSKIDTLLLGGQALSSSLKDELLKVKTKCYIGYGMTETATHIALKRVNLKDANENYKVLEGIKIWLENGCLAIKMPGLEKPLITNDLANIINENEFEILGRADNIIISGGLKFIPEVIEKKLESYIDKPFFISSKIDEKLGHKIVLVIETKKDESYKKQIQKVFEEHLSRYERPKEIYFKDEFKRTKTGKIIRKL, from the coding sequence ATGCAGATTTTTCCTAAAGAGATTATTTTAAATGGTAAAAATTATGAGATTGATAAGCTTTTAAATAATGAGTTTTTAGATGAAATTCAAAATGAAGTTTTGGAGTTTTTAAAAAATTGGTATGATGAAAAAGATTATTTAGTTGTTCATACCTCAGGCAGCACAGGAACTCCAAAAGAGATAAAACTTGAAAAAAGTTTTATTGCTAAAAGTGCAAAAAGAACATTAAAGTTTTTTAATTTGCAAAAATTTGATAAAGTTTTGTTGTGCTTGAGCTTGGATTATATAGCAGGTAAGTTGATGGTAGTTAGAGCTTTGATTGGTGGATTAAATTTGTGCGTAGCAAAGCCAAATAGTGATTTTGCTTTTTTAAAATATGAAAAAGAGTCTTTTAAGTTTGTGGCTATGGTGCCAAACCAAGTTTACAAACTCTTAGACACTCCATCTAATTTTTCAAAAATTGATACTTTGCTTTTAGGTGGTCAGGCTTTGTCTTCTTCTTTAAAAGATGAGCTTCTAAAAGTTAAAACAAAATGTTATATCGGTTATGGTATGACAGAAACTGCAACACATATAGCTTTGAAAAGAGTAAATTTAAAAGATGCAAATGAAAACTATAAAGTGCTTGAAGGTATTAAAATTTGGCTTGAAAATGGTTGTTTAGCTATAAAAATGCCAGGACTTGAAAAGCCACTTATAACCAATGATTTAGCAAATATTATAAATGAAAATGAGTTTGAAATTTTAGGAAGAGCTGATAATATAATAATCTCAGGTGGGCTAAAATTTATACCAGAAGTTATAGAAAAAAAGCTTGAAAGCTACATTGATAAACCATTTTTTATAAGCTCAAAAATAGATGAAAAGCTAGGACATAAAATCGTTTTGGTAATTGAAACAAAAAAAGATGAAAGTTATAAAAAACAGATACAAAAGGTATTTGAGGAACATTTAAGTCGGTATGAAAGACCAAAGGAAATTTATTTTAAAGATGAATTTAAAAGAACAAAAACTGGTAAAATTATAAGAAAATTATAA
- a CDS encoding o-succinylbenzoate synthase, whose protein sequence is MKVKVISRNLQFKRVAKTSRKSFNERLVWYVVLQDDEKIGVGECAPIEGLSAESEKEVEIWLKKVSDDPIYYIKNLPYIKGMPSSVKFALEVANLDLNSQKNGVLFPSKFSDGKDSIKINGLIWMGDLKYMQEQIQTKLENGYKCIKLKIGALNFNDELNLIKEIRKNFNKDELIIRVDANGGFSYKDAIVNLEKLAKLDVHSIEQPIPKDNWTHMRSLCDYSVLDIALDEELIGVNSLREKEILLDSIKPKYLVLKPSLHGGLMGCDEWINLSKRRGIKWWITSYLESNLALNAISQWAYMKNPKIHQGLGTGGLFLNNISSPLYLDSENLHFDSSKAMDYKELFDADFS, encoded by the coding sequence TTGAAAGTAAAAGTTATTAGTAGGAATTTGCAATTTAAAAGAGTAGCAAAAACTTCAAGAAAAAGTTTTAATGAACGCCTAGTTTGGTATGTAGTTTTACAAGATGACGAAAAAATAGGGGTTGGTGAGTGTGCTCCAATTGAAGGTCTTAGTGCTGAAAGTGAAAAAGAAGTTGAAATTTGGCTTAAAAAAGTAAGTGATGACCCTATTTATTATATAAAAAATTTGCCATATATTAAAGGTATGCCATCTTCTGTAAAATTTGCTTTAGAGGTTGCAAATTTGGATTTAAATAGCCAAAAAAATGGAGTTTTGTTTCCATCTAAATTTAGCGATGGAAAAGATAGTATAAAAATAAATGGTTTAATTTGGATGGGCGATTTAAAATATATGCAAGAGCAAATTCAAACAAAGCTAGAAAATGGATATAAATGTATAAAACTCAAAATTGGTGCTTTAAATTTTAATGATGAGTTAAATCTTATAAAAGAGATTAGAAAAAATTTTAATAAAGATGAGCTAATTATAAGAGTTGATGCTAATGGCGGGTTTAGTTATAAAGATGCTATAGTAAATTTAGAAAAATTAGCAAAGCTTGATGTGCATTCTATTGAACAACCAATACCAAAAGATAATTGGACACATATGAGAAGTTTGTGTGATTATTCTGTTTTGGATATTGCTTTAGATGAAGAGTTAATTGGTGTAAATAGTTTAAGAGAAAAAGAGATTTTACTTGATAGCATAAAACCAAAATATTTAGTTTTAAAACCTAGTTTACATGGAGGGCTTATGGGCTGTGATGAGTGGATAAATTTGTCTAAAAGAAGAGGTATTAAATGGTGGATAACATCATATTTGGAGTCAAATTTAGCTTTAAATGCCATATCTCAATGGGCTTATATGAAAAACCCTAAAATTCATCAAGGTCTTGGAACTGGTGGGCTTTTTTTAAACAATATCTCTTCGCCTTTATATTTAGATAGTGAAAATTTACATTTTGATAGTAGTAAGGCTATGGATTATAAGGAGCTTTTTGATGCAGATTTTTCCTAA
- the menB gene encoding 1,4-dihydroxy-2-naphthoyl-CoA synthase has protein sequence MSKREWKKIKDYEDIFFDYFEGIGKITINREHKRNAFRPKTVNEITDALRICREDMSINVIVLTGAGDKAFCSGGDQSVKGEGGYIDDGGVPRLNILEVQRQIRSMPKPVIAMVNGYAIGGGHVLHVVCDISIASENAIFGQTGPKVGSFDAGLGSSYLASIVGQKKAREIWFMCRQYSAKEALEMGLVNKVVPFDELEDEVVSWAKKMQEHSPLALRMLKLGLNAELDGQVGIQEFAGNATMLYYLTQEAQEGKNAFLQKRKPDFSKFPKFP, from the coding sequence ATGAGTAAGAGAGAATGGAAAAAAATAAAAGATTATGAAGATATATTTTTTGACTACTTTGAAGGCATTGGGAAAATTACAATAAATAGAGAGCACAAAAGAAATGCTTTTCGCCCAAAAACAGTTAATGAAATAACTGATGCACTTAGAATTTGCCGCGAAGATATGAGTATAAATGTTATAGTTTTAACAGGTGCTGGAGACAAAGCATTTTGCTCAGGTGGAGATCAAAGTGTAAAAGGAGAAGGCGGTTATATAGATGATGGCGGTGTCCCAAGATTAAATATATTAGAAGTTCAAAGACAAATTCGCTCAATGCCAAAACCAGTAATTGCTATGGTTAATGGTTATGCCATTGGTGGAGGGCATGTTTTGCATGTAGTTTGTGATATATCAATAGCAAGTGAGAATGCTATTTTTGGTCAAACAGGTCCAAAAGTGGGAAGTTTTGATGCGGGGCTTGGGTCTTCATATTTAGCTAGTATAGTAGGGCAAAAAAAGGCTCGTGAAATTTGGTTTATGTGTAGGCAATATAGTGCCAAAGAGGCTTTGGAAATGGGGCTTGTAAACAAGGTTGTGCCTTTTGATGAGTTGGAAGATGAAGTTGTTTCTTGGGCTAAAAAAATGCAAGAACATAGTCCTTTAGCACTTAGAATGCTAAAACTTGGGTTGAATGCTGAACTTGATGGACAGGTTGGAATTCAAGAGTTTGCAGGAAATGCAACAATGCTTTACTATCTTACACAAGAGGCTCAAGAGGGTAAAAATGCATTTTTACAAAAAAGAAAACCAGACTTTTCAAAATTTCCTAAATTTCCTTAA
- the menD gene encoding 2-succinyl-5-enolpyruvyl-6-hydroxy-3-cyclohexene-1-carboxylic-acid synthase: MISDKKQATLLVGLLRAYDIKDVVISSGSRNGPFIHTFSGCDFFDCKTIVDERSAGYFALGLARASKKPVVLVCSSGTATLNYAPSIAEAYYQKVPLIVITADRPNYYISQMENQCLNQDGIYNNFILKSVVLPLQDDDKALWYSRRKINELLSLAILKNSPVHFNVPFEEPLHNLINEPLSVQNRVNLARIDAKLDENELAKFRDNLNKSSKILIIAGQNLQEKSFESLKEFAKNTNAIILGEHLANLEKNDNTIWQVDLVVAKILNTTPNEFKPDLLITFEGQVISKNIKKYLKTFKPKFHYHISNDDNNFIDTYEALSDVLPLSVSCFFRQIKEFKKDDKSYLEIWKKTANLVEKTYQNYLKELPFCDMSVYSEISKMLPKNSIVHLGNSSPIRYMILNKPKDGCKYLSNRGVSGIDGSFSSAVGYASKDEKINTVILGDLSFLYDSNAMWNGYLKENLKIILVNNGGGNIFGFLEQLENSPSYEKHFFAKHNIEASGFAKTFGLSYAKATNLQELKENLYKMYNCKCEKPQILEVFTNPNLNTKSYKNLYKKIKGEKYE; this comes from the coding sequence ATGATTTCTGATAAAAAACAAGCCACTTTGTTAGTAGGGTTACTTAGAGCATATGATATAAAAGATGTTGTAATCTCATCTGGCTCAAGAAATGGACCTTTCATTCATACTTTTAGTGGGTGTGATTTTTTTGATTGTAAAACTATAGTAGATGAAAGAAGTGCAGGATATTTTGCACTTGGTTTGGCAAGAGCTAGTAAAAAACCAGTTGTTTTAGTTTGTAGTTCAGGAACTGCTACTTTAAATTACGCACCTAGCATTGCTGAAGCGTATTATCAAAAAGTGCCATTGATAGTAATAACAGCCGATCGCCCAAACTACTATATCTCTCAAATGGAAAATCAATGCTTAAATCAAGATGGAATTTACAATAATTTCATTTTAAAAAGTGTTGTTTTGCCATTACAAGATGATGATAAAGCACTTTGGTATTCAAGAAGAAAGATAAATGAGCTTCTAAGTTTAGCGATTTTAAAAAACTCCCCTGTGCATTTTAATGTTCCTTTTGAAGAGCCACTTCATAATTTAATAAACGAACCATTGTCAGTTCAAAATAGAGTAAATTTAGCAAGAATTGATGCTAAATTAGATGAGAATGAACTTGCTAAATTTAGAGATAATCTTAATAAAAGTAGTAAAATTTTAATAATAGCAGGGCAAAATTTACAAGAGAAATCTTTTGAAAGTTTAAAAGAATTTGCTAAAAACACAAATGCTATAATTCTTGGTGAACATTTGGCAAATTTAGAAAAAAATGATAATACAATTTGGCAAGTTGATTTAGTTGTTGCTAAAATTTTAAATACAACCCCAAATGAGTTTAAACCAGATTTGCTTATAACTTTTGAAGGTCAAGTTATATCAAAAAATATCAAAAAATATCTTAAAACTTTTAAGCCAAAATTTCACTATCATATAAGCAATGATGATAACAATTTTATAGATACTTATGAGGCTTTAAGTGATGTTTTGCCACTAAGTGTTAGTTGCTTTTTTAGACAAATTAAGGAGTTTAAAAAAGATGATAAAAGTTATTTAGAAATTTGGAAAAAGACTGCCAATTTAGTAGAAAAAACATATCAAAACTATTTAAAAGAGCTTCCGTTTTGTGATATGAGTGTTTATAGTGAAATTTCTAAAATGCTTCCAAAAAACTCTATAGTTCATTTAGGAAACTCTTCACCTATTCGTTATATGATTTTAAATAAACCAAAAGATGGCTGTAAATATCTTTCAAATAGAGGTGTTAGTGGGATTGATGGTTCTTTTTCTAGTGCGGTTGGATATGCAAGCAAAGATGAGAAGATAAATACCGTAATTTTAGGAGATTTGTCTTTTTTATATGATTCTAATGCTATGTGGAATGGGTATTTAAAAGAGAACTTAAAGATAATTTTAGTAAATAATGGCGGTGGAAATATTTTTGGTTTTTTAGAACAGCTTGAAAACTCACCTAGTTATGAAAAACATTTTTTTGCCAAACATAACATTGAAGCTAGCGGGTTTGCCAAAACTTTTGGACTAAGTTATGCTAAAGCTACAAATTTACAAGAGTTAAAAGAAAATTTATATAAAATGTATAATTGTAAATGTGAAAAACCACAAATTTTAGAAGTTTTTACTAATCCAAATTTAAATACAAAAAGTTATAAAAATTTATATAAAAAAATTAAAGGAGAAAAGTATGAGTAA
- a CDS encoding chorismate-binding protein, producing the protein MDINNFIDRLLEKNLPFVCYFEPNSNVPKSVLNIDKKPEILDSFEELNSKKGFVFAPFENKKSSPIIVIEDEIFLQGYDEIGNFDLKLLKKNENFNDFFCGENEINLEDYTKQISEAISSIKSKKANKIVISKFKNIKRKDEKLSDLFVELKKRNPKVFVYIINIPNIGLWLGATPEMLLIADKNTANTVSLASTQTLKTDKNYSWGVKEIEEQAFVSRYIVDTLNKFNIPNYDTIGPETFETSVVAHLKTSFSFNMEPIRDKVGSFISHLAPTPAVCGMPKKEAKELILKIEKYDRKYYAGFLGAFKLEKDDIKLFVNIRCMEVLKEHYKLYVGGGITAKSIAKDEWDETENKAQTLLNTIKSIQ; encoded by the coding sequence ATGGATATAAACAATTTTATAGATAGACTTTTAGAAAAAAATCTCCCATTTGTTTGTTATTTTGAACCAAATAGCAATGTCCCAAAATCTGTTTTAAATATAGATAAAAAACCAGAAATTTTAGACTCTTTTGAGGAGTTAAATAGTAAAAAAGGTTTTGTTTTTGCACCATTTGAAAACAAAAAAAGTTCACCTATAATTGTTATAGAAGATGAAATTTTTTTACAAGGATATGATGAGATAGGAAATTTTGACTTAAAACTCTTAAAGAAAAATGAAAATTTCAATGACTTTTTTTGTGGTGAAAATGAGATAAATTTAGAAGATTATACTAAACAAATAAGTGAAGCTATATCTAGTATAAAGAGTAAAAAAGCAAACAAAATCGTTATATCAAAGTTTAAAAATATAAAGAGAAAAGATGAAAAATTAAGCGATTTATTTGTGGAATTAAAAAAAAGAAACCCAAAAGTTTTTGTATATATTATAAATATTCCTAACATTGGTTTATGGCTTGGAGCAACTCCTGAAATGCTTTTAATAGCCGATAAAAATACAGCTAACACCGTATCTTTAGCATCTACACAAACCTTAAAAACTGATAAAAACTATAGTTGGGGAGTAAAAGAGATAGAAGAACAAGCATTTGTTTCAAGATATATAGTTGATACTTTAAATAAATTTAATATCCCAAACTATGATACAATAGGACCTGAGACATTTGAAACTAGCGTTGTAGCTCACTTAAAAACCTCTTTTAGTTTTAATATGGAGCCAATTAGGGATAAAGTTGGAAGTTTTATATCACATCTTGCACCAACACCAGCAGTTTGTGGAATGCCAAAAAAAGAGGCAAAAGAGTTGATTTTAAAAATTGAAAAATATGACCGCAAATACTATGCGGGATTTTTAGGAGCTTTTAAATTAGAAAAAGATGATATAAAGCTTTTTGTAAACATAAGATGTATGGAAGTTTTAAAAGAGCATTATAAGTTATATGTTGGTGGTGGGATAACTGCTAAATCAATTGCAAAAGATGAGTGGGACGAGACTGAAAACAAAGCTCAAACTTTGCTTAATACAATTAAGAGCATTCAATGA
- a CDS encoding aspartate/glutamate racemase family protein, producing MKIIGLIGGMSWQSSLEYYKIINKTVEERLGGLHSAKCIMHSVDFEEIEILQHQGNWEELSKIMVEIAKKLKNSGADFILICTNTMHKLASDIENLAKIDVLHIAEAIGRAISQKKITKVGLLGTKFTMEGDFYLKILNEKFNIEVIIPTKEQRDIVHNIIYNELCKGIIKQSSKDEYIKIIKDLALNGANGIVLGCTEIPLLIKQEDVDTLVFDTTTLHAIEAVNFAISK from the coding sequence ATGAAAATAATAGGGCTAATAGGCGGAATGAGTTGGCAATCATCACTTGAGTATTATAAGATTATCAATAAAACCGTAGAAGAGAGATTAGGGGGACTTCACTCTGCAAAATGCATTATGCATTCGGTAGATTTTGAAGAGATAGAAATTTTGCAACATCAAGGAAATTGGGAAGAGTTAAGTAAGATTATGGTTGAGATTGCAAAAAAACTAAAAAATAGTGGTGCGGATTTTATCTTGATATGCACAAATACAATGCATAAATTAGCCAGCGATATAGAAAATTTAGCAAAAATAGATGTTTTACATATTGCAGAAGCTATTGGTAGAGCTATTAGCCAAAAGAAAATTACAAAAGTTGGACTTTTAGGAACTAAATTTACCATGGAAGGTGATTTTTATCTAAAAATACTAAACGAGAAATTTAATATAGAAGTTATCATTCCTACAAAAGAGCAAAGGGATATTGTTCATAATATCATATATAACGAGCTTTGCAAAGGTATCATAAAACAATCATCAAAAGATGAGTACATAAAGATAATAAAAGATTTAGCTTTAAATGGAGCTAATGGCATAGTGCTTGGTTGCACTGAAATTCCACTACTGATAAAACAAGAAGATGTTGATACTTTGGTTTTTGATACAACGACACTGCACGCTATTGAAGCTGTAAATTTTGCTATATCAAAATAA